In the genome of Nocardia sp. NBC_00416, one region contains:
- a CDS encoding aldo/keto reductase, with product MTNTQIETSRLGSTGPAVGRIALGAMGMSGSYGPADETESAATIHAALDSGARLVDTGDFYGMGHNELLVGRAIADRPREETILSVKFGGMIGPDGSWQGFDSRPAALRNFLSYSLRRLGVDHVDIYRPARLDPAVPIEDTVGAIAELVDAGYVRHIGLSEVGAETLRRAAAVHPIADLQIEYSLFSRGIEAEILPVCRELGIGITAYGVLSRGLLSDTMRGRTDFHGSDYRAHTPRFQGANLTANLELVGTLASLAEQKGVSTAQLAIGWVLSRGEDIVPVIGARTRSRWAEALGALDVSLTAADIAAIEAAVPVGGVAGSRYAEAQMNALDSER from the coding sequence ATGACGAATACACAGATCGAGACTTCGCGGCTCGGCAGCACCGGTCCGGCCGTCGGACGGATCGCGCTCGGCGCGATGGGCATGTCGGGTTCCTACGGTCCCGCCGACGAGACCGAATCGGCGGCCACGATCCATGCCGCGCTCGACTCGGGCGCACGTCTCGTCGACACCGGCGACTTCTACGGTATGGGCCACAACGAACTGCTGGTCGGCCGGGCCATCGCCGACCGGCCGCGGGAGGAAACGATCCTCAGCGTCAAATTCGGCGGCATGATCGGCCCCGACGGCAGCTGGCAGGGGTTCGACAGCCGGCCGGCGGCGCTACGCAACTTCCTGAGCTACAGCCTGCGCCGGCTCGGGGTGGATCATGTCGATATCTATCGTCCGGCGCGACTGGACCCGGCGGTTCCGATCGAGGACACCGTAGGCGCCATCGCGGAACTGGTCGACGCGGGTTACGTCCGGCATATCGGCCTGTCCGAAGTAGGCGCCGAGACCTTGCGCCGGGCCGCCGCTGTACACCCGATCGCCGATCTGCAGATCGAATACTCGCTGTTCTCGCGGGGGATCGAAGCCGAGATCCTGCCCGTGTGCCGCGAACTCGGCATCGGGATCACCGCCTACGGCGTGCTCTCCCGGGGTCTGCTCAGCGATACGATGCGCGGCCGCACCGATTTCCACGGATCGGACTATCGGGCGCACACGCCGCGCTTCCAGGGTGCGAATCTCACCGCCAACCTGGAGCTGGTCGGAACATTGGCGAGTCTGGCCGAGCAGAAAGGCGTTTCCACCGCGCAACTGGCCATCGGCTGGGTGCTCAGTCGCGGCGAGGACATCGTCCCGGTAATCGGCGCCCGCACGCGTAGCCGCTGGGCGGAAGCCCTCGGCGCGCTCGACGTCTCGCTCACCGCTGCCGATATCGCCGCCATCGAGGCCGCGGTTCCGGTCGGCGGTGTCGCGGGTAGCCGGTACGCCGAAGCCCAGATGAACGCGCTCGACAGCGAACGCTGA
- a CDS encoding TetR/AcrR family transcriptional regulator, whose protein sequence is MPRLVDHEVRRREITDAVRRVIVAGGLAAVTFQTVAAEAGMSVRLVQYYFGTKREFLLATHRSVMHDAGARFAERMAAHSGDASPREAIRAVLVELLPLDERRRAEAIVLGAFNTAAIAGQGITADETLAAPRALVAIVADQLDRAGRADVSAARAALDAELILAAIGGIAQGMLPGHYTARTAVELVDHLLDVTLTTASDTEPEGPRGH, encoded by the coding sequence GTGCCACGATTGGTCGATCACGAAGTGCGTCGGCGTGAGATCACCGATGCGGTGCGCCGCGTGATCGTGGCCGGTGGGCTGGCCGCGGTGACTTTCCAGACGGTCGCCGCCGAAGCCGGGATGTCGGTGCGGTTGGTGCAGTACTACTTCGGCACCAAGCGGGAATTCCTGCTGGCGACCCACCGGTCGGTGATGCACGATGCCGGCGCCCGCTTCGCCGAGCGAATGGCGGCGCACTCCGGTGACGCCTCACCCCGCGAGGCCATCCGCGCGGTGCTGGTCGAACTGCTCCCGCTCGACGAGCGGCGCCGGGCGGAGGCCATCGTCCTGGGCGCCTTCAACACCGCGGCGATCGCCGGACAGGGCATCACCGCCGACGAAACACTGGCCGCACCCCGGGCATTGGTCGCGATCGTCGCCGACCAGCTCGACAGGGCCGGTCGCGCCGACGTGTCCGCCGCCCGCGCCGCGCTGGACGCCGAACTCATCCTGGCGGCCATCGGAGGAATCGCCCAGGGAATGCTGCCCGGCCACTACACCGCGCGGACCGCGGTCGAACTCGTGGACCATCTCCTCGATGTGACCCTGACAACGGCATCGGACACCGAACCCGAAGGGCCACGGGGACACTGA
- a CDS encoding alpha/beta fold hydrolase has product MPKIGRFTSEEAKATFLRAYEAVAAKWPVPSTNIDVETSFGTTRVRRSGDGPGAPLVLLPGIGGNGQVWYRFIEELARDRVVYTPDIIGWAGRCVQTAPLRDTSDIAKWMAEALDGLGAERVHLAGNSLGAWLAGAIAVHRSDRLASMTMFEPSAATFAKPRPSLLFKFIAAGARPTPERMRKLNAWLMPGFEMTDEEYALATAIPKFRTAMPWDRPFTDDQLAAITAPALVLFGAETVVSDPELGAARARARIPAAEAEIWPGVGHDLLWANPEQMIPRFLAFVADHDRVRG; this is encoded by the coding sequence ATGCCGAAAATCGGGCGATTCACCAGCGAGGAAGCGAAAGCCACCTTCCTGCGTGCCTACGAAGCCGTGGCCGCGAAGTGGCCGGTGCCGTCGACGAATATCGACGTCGAAACGTCGTTCGGAACCACCCGCGTGCGCCGATCCGGCGACGGCCCCGGCGCACCCCTCGTGCTGTTACCGGGCATCGGCGGCAACGGTCAGGTGTGGTACCGATTCATCGAGGAGCTGGCACGCGATCGCGTCGTGTACACGCCGGACATCATCGGCTGGGCGGGACGCTGCGTGCAGACCGCACCCCTGCGCGATACGAGCGATATCGCGAAATGGATGGCCGAAGCACTCGACGGGCTCGGGGCGGAGCGTGTTCACCTGGCCGGAAACTCCCTGGGAGCTTGGCTGGCCGGCGCGATCGCGGTGCACCGCTCCGACCGGCTGGCCAGTATGACCATGTTCGAGCCGAGCGCCGCGACCTTCGCCAAGCCGCGCCCGAGTCTGCTGTTCAAGTTCATTGCGGCGGGCGCACGGCCGACTCCCGAGCGGATGCGCAAGCTCAACGCATGGCTGATGCCCGGCTTCGAGATGACCGACGAGGAGTACGCACTCGCCACGGCGATCCCGAAGTTCCGGACGGCGATGCCGTGGGACCGCCCGTTCACCGACGACCAGCTGGCTGCCATCACCGCACCGGCGCTGGTGCTGTTCGGCGCCGAAACGGTCGTCAGCGATCCCGAACTCGGAGCGGCTCGCGCCCGCGCTCGTATCCCGGCGGCCGAAGCCGAGATCTGGCCGGGTGTGGGACACGATCTGCTGTGGGCGAATCCGGAACAGATGATCCCACGCTTTCTCGCCTTCGTCGCCGACCATGATCGAGTCCGAGGATGA
- a CDS encoding SRPBCC family protein — MSTATEEAAVTATADREIRIERVFNAPRQRVWDAYTRLEQLIQWWGRGNRVDVERWEFRVGGHWRFVETADGGTHGFEGRIREIVPQERIVQSFEWDGMPAHVAIDAATFEDLGDGRTRVVTVSQFHTPDERDGMLASGMAEGLNASYRALDALLAK, encoded by the coding sequence ATGAGTACTGCCACCGAAGAAGCCGCTGTCACTGCTACCGCGGATCGCGAGATCCGGATCGAGCGTGTTTTCAATGCTCCCCGCCAGCGGGTCTGGGACGCCTACACCCGGCTCGAACAGCTCATCCAGTGGTGGGGTCGCGGTAATCGCGTCGATGTCGAGCGCTGGGAGTTCCGGGTCGGCGGGCACTGGCGTTTCGTCGAGACCGCCGACGGCGGGACTCACGGATTCGAGGGACGGATCCGGGAGATAGTGCCGCAGGAGCGGATCGTGCAGTCCTTCGAATGGGACGGCATGCCCGCCCATGTCGCGATCGACGCGGCGACTTTCGAGGATCTCGGCGACGGGCGGACCCGGGTGGTCACGGTCAGCCAGTTCCATACACCCGACGAGCGGGACGGCATGCTGGCGTCCGGTATGGCCGAAGGGCTCAATGCCAGCTACCGGGCACTGGACGCGCTGCTCGCGAAGTAG
- a CDS encoding ArsR/SmtB family transcription factor encodes MVQYEFLDASFGALADPNRRGILERLGRGPATVSELADEFSMTRTGIRKHIQLLEDADMVVTEKRGRVRYCRIGPDVFQREVAWLQGYRQMLEARMDRLGEFLQRTEREK; translated from the coding sequence ATGGTTCAGTATGAGTTCTTGGACGCCTCCTTCGGGGCGCTCGCGGACCCCAACCGACGGGGAATCCTCGAACGGCTCGGCCGTGGCCCCGCCACCGTCAGCGAACTCGCGGACGAATTCTCGATGACCCGCACCGGCATCAGGAAACACATCCAGCTGCTCGAGGATGCGGACATGGTGGTCACGGAGAAACGAGGCCGGGTTCGGTACTGCCGGATCGGCCCCGATGTGTTCCAACGGGAGGTGGCCTGGCTGCAGGGCTACCGGCAGATGCTGGAAGCGCGAATGGACCGTCTCGGCGAATTCCTGCAACGAACGGAGCGCGAGAAATGA
- a CDS encoding VOC family protein, with translation MRNDGVDSRWRGRPRVVLNHTIVPVLDRWVGARFFAEMLGLEVGAPAGPFVPVHVNAELTFDFDERGRVEPGHYGFLVDDATFDDLMRRLAVRPGAPFGSGPENGWDRGINHLGGGRGVYVRSPEGHSYEFFTVAC, from the coding sequence ATGCGGAATGACGGCGTGGATTCACGGTGGCGCGGGCGTCCGCGTGTCGTGCTGAACCACACGATCGTTCCCGTCCTGGATCGCTGGGTGGGGGCGCGGTTCTTCGCGGAGATGCTGGGACTCGAGGTCGGCGCGCCGGCGGGTCCGTTCGTGCCGGTGCACGTCAATGCCGAGCTGACCTTCGATTTCGACGAGCGCGGCCGGGTCGAGCCCGGGCACTACGGTTTCCTGGTCGACGACGCGACCTTCGACGATCTGATGCGCCGGCTGGCGGTCCGGCCCGGTGCGCCGTTCGGGTCCGGTCCCGAGAACGGCTGGGATCGGGGGATCAATCATCTGGGCGGCGGTCGTGGTGTGTACGTCCGCTCGCCCGAGGGGCACAGCTACGAATTCTTCACCGTGGCGTGTTGA
- a CDS encoding MarR family winged helix-turn-helix transcriptional regulator: protein MSRSPSPSDGGPALFRLVRFWSRRWIQRGADDRSPDMRHAQHVQAVEAVAGAAHAPGEATITAVAHQLGLDHSGASRMVRDATAAGYLSRHESTLDRRRTALHLTPAGENLLTDAHLWQRRVFDQLTEDWPPADRRRFATYLQRLADELPRNL, encoded by the coding sequence ATGAGCCGCAGCCCTTCCCCCTCGGACGGCGGGCCCGCCCTATTCCGGCTGGTTCGGTTCTGGTCCCGGCGCTGGATACAGCGCGGCGCGGACGACCGTTCACCGGATATGCGGCACGCACAGCACGTCCAGGCCGTCGAAGCGGTCGCCGGCGCCGCCCACGCACCGGGCGAGGCCACCATCACCGCTGTCGCCCATCAACTCGGCCTCGACCATTCCGGCGCCAGCCGCATGGTCCGCGACGCCACCGCCGCCGGTTACCTCTCGCGCCACGAATCCACACTCGACCGACGCCGCACCGCGCTGCACCTCACCCCAGCCGGTGAAAACCTGCTCACCGACGCGCACCTGTGGCAGCGCCGGGTCTTCGACCAGCTGACCGAGGACTGGCCGCCCGCGGACCGCCGCCGTTTCGCCACCTACCTGCAGCGCCTGGCCGATGAGCTACCGCGCAACCTCTAA
- the cynS gene encoding cyanase, whose product MEPIMSKRAAADLVVAARIRRGLSWADIADSLGAPLVWTTAALLGQHPMTAEQARKACDLLGLDDTVAESLALQPARGADPALLSDPTIYRFVEAISVYGPALKELIHEEFGDGIMSAINFKVDFARRPDPDGDRVVITFDGKFLDYRW is encoded by the coding sequence ATGGAACCGATCATGAGCAAGCGCGCGGCCGCCGATCTCGTCGTGGCGGCACGTATTCGACGGGGCCTGTCCTGGGCCGATATCGCCGATTCGCTCGGTGCTCCGTTGGTCTGGACGACGGCCGCGCTGCTGGGGCAGCATCCGATGACAGCGGAGCAGGCCCGGAAGGCGTGCGACTTGCTCGGGTTGGACGATACGGTCGCGGAGAGCCTGGCGCTGCAGCCCGCACGCGGCGCCGATCCGGCTTTACTGAGCGACCCCACGATCTACCGGTTCGTCGAGGCGATCTCGGTGTACGGTCCGGCGCTGAAGGAGCTGATCCACGAGGAGTTCGGCGACGGGATCATGAGCGCGATCAACTTCAAGGTCGATTTCGCCCGGCGGCCCGATCCGGACGGCGACCGAGTGGTCATCACGTTCGACGGGAAGTTTCTCGACTATCGGTGGTGA
- a CDS encoding DNA-directed RNA polymerase subunit beta' — MLDVNFFDELRIGLATAEDIRNWSFGEVKKPETINYRTLKPEKDGLFCEKIFGPTRDWECYCGKYKRVRFKGIICERCGVEVTRAKVRRERMGHIELAAPVTHIWYFKGVPSRLGYLLDLAPKDLEKIIYFAAYVITAVDDEMRHNELSTLEAEMEVEKKTVADQRDADLEARAQKLEADVAELEAEGAKSDVRRKVKDGGEREMKQLRDRAQRELDRLDEIWTTFTKLAPKQLIVDEVLYREITDRYGEYFTGAMGAESIQKLMENFDIAAEAENLRETIRSGKGQKKLRALKRLKVVAAFQTNGNSPMGMVLDAVPVIPPELRPMVQLDGGRFATSDLNDLYRRVINRNNRLKRLIDLGAPEIIVNNEKRMLQESVDALFDNGRRGRPVTGPGNRPLKSLSDLLKGKQGRFRQNLLGKRVDYSGRSVIVVGPQLKLHQCGLPKLMALELFKPFVMKRLVDLNHAQNIKSAKRMVERQRPQVWDVLEEVIAEHPVLLNRAPTLHRLGIQAFEPQLVEGKAIQLHPLVCEAFNADFDGDQMAVHLPLSAEAQAEARILMLSSNNILSPASGRPLAMPRLDMVTGLFYLTRHEDNAKGAYQPSTGDGPEQGVYSSPAEAQMAVDRGELTVRSNIKVRLTDQRPPKEVEAELFPDGWRRGDAWTTQTTLGRVLFNELLPADYAFINEPMPKKRQATIINDLAERYPMIVVAQTVDKLKDAGFYWATRSGVTVSMSDVLVPPEKAEIMERYEAQSDQIEKKYQRGALDHQERNNALVKIWQEATEEVGRALRAHYPPDNPIITIVDSGATGNFTQTRTLAGMKGLVTNPKGEFIPRPIKSSFREGLTVLEYFINTHGARKGLADTALRTADSGYLTRRLVDVSQDVIVREHDCATERGITVHIAEKQADGTLIRDAHVETSAYARTLASDALDQSGNVVVGKGADLGDPAIEALLDAGITEVKVRSVLTCTTGTGVCATCYGRSMATGKLVDIGEAVGIVAAQSIGEPGTQLTMRTFHQGGVAGDDITGGLPRVQELFEARVPKGKAPIAEVSGRVRMEDDDRFYKITIIPDDGGDDVVYDKLSKRQRLRVFKHDDGSERLLSDGDHVEVGQQLLEGAADPHEVLRVMGPRQVQIHLVHEVQEVYRSQGVSIHDKHIEVIVRQMLRRVTIIDSGATEFLPGSLTERSEFEASNRRVVAEGNEPAAGRPVLMGITKASLATDSWLSAASFQETTRVLTDAAINCRSDRLIGLKENVIIGKLIPAGTGINRYRNIQVQPTEEARAAAYAVPSYDDTYYSPEGFGASTGAAVPLDDYGFSDYR; from the coding sequence GTGCTAGACGTCAACTTCTTCGATGAACTCCGGATCGGCCTGGCCACCGCCGAAGACATCCGCAATTGGTCCTTCGGTGAGGTGAAGAAGCCGGAGACGATCAACTACCGCACGCTCAAGCCCGAGAAGGACGGCCTGTTCTGCGAGAAGATCTTCGGTCCCACCCGGGACTGGGAGTGCTACTGCGGTAAGTACAAGCGCGTCCGCTTCAAGGGCATCATCTGTGAGCGCTGCGGCGTCGAGGTCACCCGCGCCAAGGTGCGCCGCGAGCGGATGGGTCATATCGAGCTGGCCGCGCCGGTCACCCACATCTGGTACTTCAAGGGCGTGCCGAGCCGGCTCGGCTATCTGCTCGACCTGGCGCCGAAGGATCTGGAAAAGATCATCTACTTCGCCGCCTACGTCATCACCGCCGTCGACGACGAGATGCGGCACAACGAGCTGTCCACGCTCGAGGCGGAGATGGAGGTCGAGAAGAAGACCGTCGCCGATCAGCGTGACGCCGATCTCGAGGCCCGGGCGCAGAAGCTCGAGGCCGACGTGGCCGAGCTCGAGGCCGAAGGTGCCAAGTCCGACGTCCGCCGCAAGGTCAAGGACGGCGGTGAGCGGGAGATGAAGCAGCTCCGCGACCGCGCCCAGCGCGAACTGGACCGGCTCGACGAGATCTGGACCACCTTCACCAAGCTGGCTCCCAAGCAGCTGATCGTGGACGAGGTGCTCTACCGCGAGATCACCGACCGCTACGGCGAGTACTTCACCGGCGCGATGGGTGCGGAATCCATCCAGAAGCTGATGGAGAACTTCGATATCGCGGCCGAGGCCGAGAACCTGCGGGAGACCATCCGCAGCGGTAAGGGCCAGAAGAAGCTGCGCGCGCTCAAGCGGCTCAAGGTCGTCGCGGCCTTCCAGACCAACGGCAACTCGCCGATGGGCATGGTGCTCGACGCTGTTCCGGTGATCCCGCCGGAACTGCGGCCGATGGTCCAGCTCGACGGTGGCCGGTTCGCCACCTCCGACCTGAACGATCTCTACCGCCGTGTCATCAACCGCAACAACCGCCTCAAGCGACTGATCGACCTCGGCGCCCCCGAGATCATCGTCAACAACGAGAAGCGGATGCTGCAGGAGTCCGTGGACGCGCTGTTCGACAACGGCCGCCGCGGCCGGCCGGTCACCGGCCCGGGCAACCGCCCGCTGAAGTCCCTGAGCGATCTGCTCAAGGGCAAGCAGGGTCGTTTCCGGCAGAACCTGCTCGGTAAGCGTGTCGACTACTCCGGCCGTTCGGTCATCGTCGTCGGCCCGCAGCTCAAACTGCACCAGTGCGGTCTGCCCAAGCTGATGGCGCTCGAGCTGTTCAAGCCGTTCGTGATGAAGCGACTGGTCGACCTGAACCACGCGCAGAACATCAAATCCGCCAAGCGGATGGTGGAGCGGCAGCGGCCGCAGGTGTGGGATGTCCTCGAAGAGGTCATCGCCGAGCATCCGGTGCTGCTGAACCGTGCGCCGACCCTGCACCGCCTCGGTATCCAGGCCTTCGAGCCGCAGCTGGTCGAAGGTAAGGCCATCCAGCTGCACCCGCTGGTCTGTGAGGCGTTCAACGCCGACTTCGACGGTGACCAGATGGCCGTGCACCTGCCGCTGTCGGCGGAGGCGCAGGCCGAGGCCCGCATCCTGATGCTGTCCTCGAACAACATCCTGTCCCCGGCGTCGGGTCGCCCGCTGGCCATGCCGCGTCTGGACATGGTGACGGGCCTGTTCTATCTGACCCGGCACGAGGACAACGCCAAGGGCGCGTACCAGCCCTCGACCGGCGACGGTCCGGAGCAGGGCGTGTACTCCTCGCCGGCCGAAGCGCAGATGGCGGTCGACCGCGGTGAGCTGACCGTGCGTTCGAATATCAAGGTGCGGCTGACCGATCAGCGTCCGCCCAAGGAGGTCGAGGCCGAGCTGTTCCCGGACGGCTGGCGGCGTGGCGACGCGTGGACCACCCAGACCACGCTGGGCCGGGTGCTGTTCAACGAGTTGCTGCCCGCGGACTACGCGTTCATCAACGAGCCGATGCCCAAGAAGCGGCAGGCGACGATCATCAACGATCTCGCCGAGCGCTACCCGATGATCGTGGTCGCGCAGACCGTCGACAAGCTCAAGGACGCCGGCTTCTACTGGGCCACGCGTTCGGGTGTCACCGTCTCCATGTCGGACGTGCTCGTTCCGCCGGAGAAGGCCGAGATCATGGAGCGCTACGAGGCGCAGTCCGATCAGATCGAGAAGAAGTACCAGCGTGGTGCTCTCGATCACCAGGAGCGCAACAACGCCCTGGTCAAGATCTGGCAGGAGGCCACCGAAGAGGTCGGCCGCGCGCTGCGGGCGCACTACCCGCCCGATAACCCGATCATCACGATCGTCGATTCGGGCGCCACGGGTAACTTCACCCAGACCCGTACCCTCGCCGGTATGAAGGGCCTGGTGACGAACCCGAAGGGTGAGTTCATCCCGCGGCCGATCAAGTCCTCCTTCCGTGAGGGCCTGACGGTTCTGGAGTACTTCATCAACACCCACGGTGCTCGTAAGGGTCTGGCCGATACCGCGCTGCGTACCGCCGACTCGGGTTACCTGACCCGTCGTCTGGTGGACGTCTCCCAGGACGTCATCGTGCGCGAGCACGATTGCGCCACCGAACGCGGTATCACCGTGCACATCGCCGAGAAGCAGGCCGACGGCACGCTGATCCGCGACGCGCACGTCGAGACCTCGGCCTACGCCCGCACGCTGGCCTCCGACGCGCTCGACCAGAGCGGCAACGTCGTCGTCGGCAAGGGTGCGGACCTGGGCGATCCCGCGATCGAGGCGCTGCTGGACGCCGGTATCACCGAGGTGAAGGTCCGCTCGGTGCTGACCTGCACCACCGGTACCGGGGTCTGCGCGACCTGCTACGGCCGCTCCATGGCGACCGGCAAGCTGGTCGATATCGGCGAGGCCGTCGGTATCGTCGCCGCGCAGTCCATCGGTGAACCCGGTACCCAGCTCACCATGCGTACCTTCCACCAGGGTGGTGTCGCGGGTGACGACATCACCGGTGGTCTGCCCCGTGTGCAGGAGCTCTTCGAGGCTCGTGTGCCCAAGGGCAAGGCGCCGATCGCCGAGGTGTCGGGCCGGGTGCGGATGGAAGACGACGACCGCTTCTACAAGATCACCATCATTCCCGACGACGGCGGGGACGATGTGGTCTACGACAAGCTGTCCAAGCGTCAGCGGCTGCGCGTGTTCAAGCACGACGACGGCAGCGAGCGTCTGCTGTCCGACGGTGATCACGTCGAGGTCGGCCAGCAGCTGCTGGAAGGCGCGGCGGATCCGCACGAGGTGCTGCGCGTGATGGGCCCCCGGCAGGTTCAGATCCACCTGGTCCACGAGGTCCAGGAGGTCTACCGGAGCCAGGGTGTGTCGATCCACGACAAGCACATCGAGGTCATCGTCCGCCAGATGCTGCGCCGGGTGACGATCATCGACTCGGGCGCCACCGAGTTCCTGCCCGGTTCGCTCACCGAGCGTTCCGAGTTCGAGGCGTCCAACCGTCGCGTCGTCGCCGAGGGCAACGAGCCCGCGGCGGGTCGCCCGGTGCTGATGGGTATCACCAAGGCGTCGCTGGCCACCGATTCGTGGCTGTCGGCGGCGTCCTTCCAGGAGACCACTCGAGTCCTCACGGACGCGGCGATCAACTGCCGCTCCGACAGGCTCATCGGCCTCAAGGAGAACGTGATCATCGGTAAGCTGATCCCGGCCGGTACCGGCATCAACCGGTACCGCAACATCCAGGTTCAGCCGACCGAGGAGGCCCGTGCCGCGGCGTACGCGGTGCCGTCCTACGACGACACCTACTACAGCCCGGAGGGCTTCGGCGCCTCCACCGGCGCCGCCGTTCCGCTGGACGATTACGGATTCAGCGACTACCGGTAA